The proteins below are encoded in one region of Triticum aestivum cultivar Chinese Spring chromosome 1B, IWGSC CS RefSeq v2.1, whole genome shotgun sequence:
- the LOC123129251 gene encoding pentatricopeptide repeat-containing protein At1g80880, mitochondrial → MAQLLAAALRRHLLLPHRFPLLPSRHVSLSTIHSSSDQSDIEYGHPIPPAPDDDGELTSFLRRISHASSVASSPKDALSLLLSSSSGPSPSSPSLVRALWELRRDPEAVALALRWGDECSATSGAEGAGSLPAEAWHLAIWSAGRAGRFDLAWAAVRRMQRRGVLTRRAMVILMERYAAANEVKKAVKTFDVMERFKVEVDQSVFYSLLRALCRSKNIEDAEELLLARRKFFPLTAEGFNIILDGWCNIFTDVAEVKRVWREMSNCCITPDGTSYALMVCCFSKVGNLFDTLRVYDEMKKRGWTPGIGVYNQLIYVLTRENCMKDARNVLSKIVDEGLQLDVETYNSIIVPLCESCKLEEAREVLEDMTMKGIVPTILTYHAFLKQEGIDETLQLLKKMKEDGCGPNSDTFLMLIDKFIQLNESGNALRVWTEMRRYDIRPGYAHYMAVVQGLIKHGCIPRALEYYDEMKGNGFASDPILDKEFKTFLLANRDHWRGAGKYNLIPQRIKHSTRRTRIP, encoded by the exons ATGgcgcagctgctcgccgccgccctccgccgccacctcctcctcccccaccGTTTCCCCCTCCTTCCCTCCCGCCACGTTAGCCTCTCCACCATCCACTCCTCCTCCGACCAAAGCGACATCGAGTACGGTCACCCTATCCCCCCTGCCCccgacgacgacggcgagctcaCCTCCTTCCTCCGTCGCATCTCCCACGCCTCCTCCGTCGCGTCTTCCCCGAAGGACGCCCTCTCCCTCCTACTTTCCTCCTCTTCTGGCCCATCGCCGTCCTCCCCCTCCCTCGTCCGCGCGCTGTGGGAACTGCGCCGCGACCCGGAGGCAGTAGCGCTCGCGCTTCGCTGGGGCGACGAGTGCAGCGCCACGTCCGGCGCTGAGGGGGCAGGGTCCCTGCCGGCGGAGGCGTGGCACCTGGCCATATGGTCTGCGGGGAGGGCTGGGCGGTTCGACCTCGCGTGGGCGGCCGTGCGGCGGATGCAGCGCCGTGGGGTGCTGACCCGCCGTGCCATGGTCATCTTGATGGAGAG GTATGCAGCTGCCAATGAAGTGAAGAAAGCagtcaagacctttgatgtgatgGAGAGGTTTAAAGTGGAAGTGGACCAATCTGTATTCTATTCCCTTCTTCGTGCTCTTTGCAGAAGTAAAAACATAGAAGATGCTGAAGAGTTGCTTCTTGCAAGAAGGAAATTTTTCCCACTCACGGCCGAAGGTTTCAATATAATACTTGATGGTTGGTGTAATATCTTCACCGATGTGGCTGAAGTAAAGAGGGTTTGGCGAGAAATGTCAAATTGCTGCATTACTCCTGATGGTACGTCTTATGCTCTCATGGTCTGTTGTTTCTCAAAGGTAGGGAACCTTTTTGATACTCTGAGGGTTTACGATGAGATGAAGAAGAGGGGTTGGACTCCTGGTATTGGTGTCTATAACCAACTTATTTATGTTCTGACAAGAGAGAATTGCATGAAGGATGCAAGAAATGTTCTCAGTAAAATTGTGGATGAAGGTCTCCAACTGGATGTTGAGACATACAACAGTATCATAGTTCCACTTTGTGAAAGTTGCAAGCTTGAGGAAGCACGGGAGGTACTGGAAGACATGACAATGAAGGGCATTGTTCCAACCATTTTGACGTACCATGCATTTTTGAAACAGGAAGGCATTGACGAAACACTGCAGCTACTGAAGAAAATGAAAGAAGATGGCTGTGGCCCTAACAGTGACACATTTCTCATGCTCATTGATAAGTTTATCCAATTGAATGAGTCTGGGAATGCTCTGAGGGTGTGGACTGAAATGCGAAGATACGACATTAGGCCTGGTTATGCACACTACATGGCAGTGGTCCAAGGTTTGATTAAACATGGATGTATACCACGAGCTTTAGAGTATTATGATGAGATGAAGGGAAATGGTTTTGCTTCGGACCCAATACTTGATAAGGAATTCAAAACTTTTCTGTTGGCCAACAGAGACCACTGGAGAGGAGCAGGCAAATACAATCTTATCCCACAGCGTATCAAACATTCTACAAGACGGACAAGAATTCCATAA